Proteins co-encoded in one Planctomycetota bacterium genomic window:
- the pdxA gene encoding 4-hydroxythreonine-4-phosphate dehydrogenase PdxA codes for MTPLVAISAGDPGGIGPEVVAAALADPARRARARWLVFCPARAFFEACAARHSDVCILPAFPSFTLDPAPGAITLVEPPDPRPRDPFPAHDDRRSGEISFWCVQRAIDAALLPRDHPSHAHAIVTGPISKRAWALAGHAEFPGHTELLAARCNAPHAAMMFHAPPAPSPTPAPGTPPALPAGLNVILATVHRPLRDVPALLTTPRLVQIIRLGHDTMRRLGVDRPRVGVCGLNPHAGEEGLLGSEDRDIIAPAVTLARAAGIDASGPHPADTMFAGALAFPGLAPARFDLAVAMYHDQGLIPLKTLARDRAVNFTVGLPIVRTSPDHGTAFDIAGTHAAHPGSTAAAIDLALRLAGV; via the coding sequence GTGACGCCGCTCGTCGCGATCTCCGCAGGCGACCCGGGCGGCATCGGGCCCGAGGTTGTCGCCGCCGCCCTCGCCGATCCCGCGCGCCGCGCCCGCGCACGGTGGCTCGTCTTCTGCCCGGCCCGCGCCTTCTTCGAGGCCTGCGCCGCCCGCCACAGCGACGTCTGCATCCTGCCCGCCTTCCCGTCCTTCACGCTCGACCCCGCGCCGGGCGCGATCACGCTCGTCGAACCCCCCGACCCGCGCCCGCGCGACCCGTTCCCCGCGCACGACGACAGGCGCTCGGGCGAGATCTCGTTCTGGTGCGTGCAGCGCGCCATCGACGCCGCCCTCCTGCCCCGCGACCATCCATCACACGCGCACGCGATCGTGACCGGGCCGATCTCGAAGCGCGCGTGGGCGCTCGCGGGGCACGCGGAGTTTCCGGGGCACACCGAACTCCTCGCCGCCCGCTGCAACGCGCCCCACGCCGCGATGATGTTCCACGCGCCGCCCGCGCCGTCGCCTACACCGGCGCCCGGCACGCCGCCCGCGCTCCCCGCGGGCCTCAACGTCATCCTCGCCACCGTGCATCGCCCCCTGCGCGACGTCCCCGCGCTCCTGACCACGCCGCGACTCGTGCAGATCATCCGCCTCGGGCACGACACCATGCGCCGGCTCGGCGTCGATCGCCCCCGCGTGGGCGTCTGCGGCCTCAACCCCCACGCCGGCGAAGAGGGCCTCCTCGGCTCCGAAGATCGCGACATCATCGCCCCCGCCGTCACGCTCGCGCGCGCGGCGGGCATCGACGCCTCCGGCCCCCACCCGGCCGACACCATGTTCGCCGGCGCGCTCGCCTTCCCGGGCCTCGCCCCCGCGCGCTTCGACCTCGCGGTCGCGATGTACCACGACCAGGGACTCATCCCCCTCAAGACCCTCGCGCGCGACCGGGCCGTCAACTTCACCGTCGGCCTGCCCATCGTCCGCACCAGCCCCGACCACGGCACCGCGTTCGACATCGCCGGCACCCACGCCGCCCACCCCGGCAGCACCGCCGCCGCCATCGACCTCGCGCTGCGGCTCGCGGGGGTGTAG
- a CDS encoding DNA-directed RNA polymerase subunit alpha C-terminal domain-containing protein produces the protein MAHDPLDTVIGFSDTTKKDAAAAAKALTAARAALASGEREQSLHELRRAVNADPDNPEALFHLAFQLDLCGEEEESLALYERCCDQQPPMVNALVNLAVMYEDRGDYAAAERCLRQVLDTRPNHARAQLYMKDVLASREMVVVEEQDRDIFKRKALLDTPVTDFELSVRARTCLKKMNIRTLGDLLRITEAELLAYKNFGDSSLQEIRKMLNAKGLRLGQGLEDAHRAARRALIEQYKGTGKETVLAKPVAELQLSVRARKALQLLSIQTLGDLASHTEAELMGIKNFGATSLKEVRERLAEHGLSLRKLDS, from the coding sequence ATGGCCCACGACCCCCTCGACACGGTCATCGGATTCTCGGACACCACCAAGAAGGACGCCGCCGCCGCGGCGAAGGCGCTCACCGCCGCCCGCGCGGCCCTCGCCTCCGGCGAGCGCGAGCAGTCGCTCCACGAACTGCGGCGTGCCGTCAACGCCGACCCCGACAACCCCGAGGCCCTCTTCCACCTGGCCTTCCAGCTTGACCTCTGCGGCGAGGAAGAAGAGTCGCTCGCGCTCTACGAGCGCTGCTGCGACCAGCAGCCCCCGATGGTGAACGCGCTGGTGAACCTCGCCGTCATGTACGAGGACCGGGGCGACTACGCCGCGGCCGAGCGCTGCCTGCGCCAGGTGCTCGACACCCGCCCGAACCACGCCCGCGCCCAGCTCTACATGAAGGACGTTCTCGCGAGCCGCGAGATGGTCGTCGTCGAGGAGCAGGACCGCGACATCTTCAAGCGCAAGGCGCTGCTCGACACGCCGGTGACGGACTTTGAGCTCTCCGTTCGCGCCCGCACGTGCCTGAAGAAGATGAACATCCGCACGCTCGGCGACCTCCTGCGCATCACCGAGGCCGAACTGCTCGCGTACAAGAACTTCGGTGACAGCAGCCTGCAGGAAATCCGCAAGATGCTGAACGCGAAGGGCCTGCGCCTGGGTCAGGGGCTGGAAGACGCCCACCGCGCCGCCCGACGCGCGCTGATCGAGCAGTACAAGGGCACCGGCAAGGAGACCGTGCTGGCCAAGCCGGTCGCCGAACTGCAACTCTCCGTCCGCGCCCGCAAGGCCCTGCAGCTCCTGAGCATCCAGACCCTCGGCGACCTCGCCAGCCACACCGAGGCCGAGCTCATGGGCATCAAGAACTTCGGCGCCACCTCGCTGAAGGAAGTCCGCGAGCGCCTCGCCGAGCACGGCCTGTCGCTCCGCAAGCTCGACTCGTGA
- a CDS encoding (2Fe-2S)-binding protein, which yields MNPDDEVCLCFHVTLRKIRTYLKRENPTVASLISECLGAGTACMWCVPFLKHLHAEHAAGRLPDLRVSPEEYARTRLVFRATQARDPDLDQRAMGEDAPGAAPPDAG from the coding sequence GTGAACCCCGACGATGAAGTGTGTCTCTGCTTCCACGTGACGCTCCGCAAGATCCGCACGTACTTGAAGCGAGAGAACCCGACCGTGGCGTCGCTGATCAGCGAGTGCCTGGGCGCGGGCACGGCGTGCATGTGGTGTGTGCCGTTCCTGAAACACCTGCACGCCGAGCACGCAGCAGGGCGGCTGCCGGACCTGCGGGTGAGCCCCGAGGAGTACGCGCGGACGCGGCTGGTGTTCCGCGCGACGCAGGCGCGCGACCCGGACCTCGATCAGCGCGCGATGGGCGAAGACGCTCCCGGGGCGGCGCCGCCGGACGCGGGGTGA
- a CDS encoding iron ABC transporter permease, translating to MPRSPARYARRAWQYLLLGACLCALGAFLVYPIILTVRGGFYEDPAARTGFTLSHLRLVFEDPRLVRALANSLTIATLTTVLSVLIALPLAVLSAQFDFPGKRFFNAAVLVPLILPPFVGALGMRAILGREGALNALLGTDIDILGNAAMAGVVVVQALGLYPIIYLNATASLANLDPALDEAGRSLGASFARRFGRITLPLVRPGLFAGATIVFIWSFTELGTPLMFDYYEVASVQIFNGLKEVENSARPYALTVVVLAIAILSYAIGKFAFGRQGYAMQTRASRAGAAAPLTGFAGLAATGAFALVAFLALLPHLGVVLTSVTRPGAWYATVLPTAFTASHYEQALTSADAFGAISNSLQLSALAMIVDIGIGLLIAYLIVRTTLRGRWLLDALCMLPLAVPGLVLAFGFVAMSLRWPFGKDGPLSGFASILATDPSPVPFLIVAYAVRRLPYVVRSTVAGLEQTSGDLEEAAMNLGASRFTAVRRVIVPLIMANLIAGGLLVFSFSMLEVSDSLILAQQTADYPITKAILAFMDRLGDGPYIASAMGVWGMALLTTTIFAASLLLGKKLGSIFRA from the coding sequence GTGCCCCGATCCCCGGCCCGGTACGCGCGACGTGCATGGCAGTACCTGCTGCTGGGGGCGTGCCTCTGCGCGCTCGGCGCGTTCCTGGTCTACCCCATCATCCTCACCGTGCGGGGCGGGTTCTACGAGGATCCGGCCGCCCGCACCGGCTTCACGCTCTCCCACCTGCGCCTGGTCTTTGAAGACCCCCGGCTGGTGCGTGCCCTCGCGAACTCGCTCACCATCGCGACGCTGACCACCGTGCTGTCGGTGCTCATCGCGCTGCCGCTCGCGGTGCTGTCGGCGCAGTTCGACTTCCCCGGCAAGCGTTTCTTCAACGCGGCGGTGCTCGTCCCGCTGATCTTGCCCCCGTTCGTCGGGGCGTTGGGCATGCGTGCGATCCTGGGGCGTGAGGGGGCGCTGAACGCGTTGCTCGGCACCGACATCGACATCCTCGGCAACGCCGCCATGGCCGGCGTCGTCGTCGTGCAGGCCCTGGGCCTGTACCCCATCATCTATCTGAACGCGACGGCGTCGCTCGCGAACCTCGACCCCGCGCTCGACGAGGCCGGGCGCAGCCTGGGCGCCTCCTTCGCCCGGCGGTTCGGACGCATCACGCTCCCGCTCGTTCGCCCGGGCCTCTTCGCGGGGGCGACCATCGTCTTCATCTGGAGTTTCACCGAGCTCGGCACGCCCCTGATGTTCGACTACTACGAGGTCGCGTCGGTGCAGATCTTCAACGGGCTGAAGGAAGTGGAGAACTCGGCCCGCCCCTACGCCCTCACCGTGGTCGTGCTCGCCATCGCGATCCTGTCGTACGCGATCGGCAAGTTCGCGTTCGGTCGCCAGGGCTACGCGATGCAGACGCGCGCCTCGCGTGCCGGGGCCGCGGCCCCGCTCACGGGGTTCGCGGGGCTGGCCGCCACCGGCGCGTTCGCCCTGGTCGCGTTCCTCGCGCTGCTCCCGCACCTGGGCGTGGTGCTGACGAGCGTGACGCGCCCCGGGGCGTGGTACGCCACGGTGCTCCCGACCGCCTTCACCGCCTCGCACTACGAGCAGGCGCTCACCAGCGCGGACGCGTTCGGCGCCATCTCCAACAGCCTCCAGCTCTCGGCGCTCGCGATGATCGTCGACATCGGCATCGGGCTGCTCATCGCCTACCTCATCGTCCGCACCACCCTCCGCGGGCGCTGGCTGCTCGACGCCCTGTGCATGCTTCCCCTCGCCGTGCCCGGGCTCGTGCTGGCGTTCGGCTTCGTCGCGATGAGCCTGCGCTGGCCCTTCGGCAAGGACGGCCCGCTCAGCGGGTTCGCGAGCATCCTCGCGACCGACCCCAGCCCCGTGCCGTTCCTGATCGTCGCGTACGCCGTGCGGCGCCTGCCGTACGTCGTGCGGTCGACGGTCGCGGGGCTCGAGCAGACCAGCGGCGACCTGGAAGAGGCGGCGATGAACCTGGGCGCGTCGCGGTTCACCGCGGTTCGTCGCGTGATCGTGCCGCTCATCATGGCGAACCTGATCGCGGGCGGGCTGCTGGTCTTCAGCTTCTCGATGCTCGAGGTGAGTGACTCGCTGATCCTGGCGCAGCAGACGGCCGACTACCCGATCACCAAGGCGATCCTGGCGTTCATGGACCGGCTGGGCGACGGGCCGTACATCGCCAGCGCGATGGGCGTGTGGGGCATGGCGCTGCTCACGACGACGATCTTCGCCGCGAGCCTGCTGCTGGGGAAGAAGCTCGGCTCGATCTTCCGGGCCTGA
- a CDS encoding type II secretion system protein — protein MRQSRSRDGSRRRGFSLPELIVSIGIVAVLFSLLTPALGRAKRDAVELRCVTRAGELARLVHAYAVDHRGMPPMIYSDDPMQLRTLRQQIRYMNQSISALRGEMWRAWSGADETLYRCGAHYSGRENYPRPVDFRIARCVFARPEVFARDVPNGSFPSDFGARGQRVDAVIFPDAKAVLFESKVWHGFPGDGTPGTDVGTLEYSNSPRPSAVAFFDGHASLRWPRDARAPVYAGWIWSVGPYATTRDGVRGRDF, from the coding sequence GTGCGTCAGTCTCGTTCGCGCGATGGTTCGCGCCGGCGCGGCTTCTCGCTCCCGGAGTTGATTGTCAGCATCGGGATCGTCGCGGTGCTGTTCTCGCTGCTGACACCGGCGCTGGGGCGCGCGAAGCGAGATGCGGTGGAGTTGCGATGCGTCACCCGGGCCGGGGAACTCGCACGCCTCGTGCATGCGTACGCCGTCGACCATCGCGGCATGCCCCCGATGATCTACAGCGACGATCCGATGCAGCTGCGCACACTTCGCCAGCAGATTCGGTACATGAATCAGTCCATTTCGGCCTTGCGCGGCGAGATGTGGCGTGCGTGGTCGGGGGCGGATGAGACGCTGTACCGCTGCGGCGCGCACTACTCCGGACGCGAGAACTACCCGCGTCCGGTGGACTTCCGGATCGCGCGGTGCGTGTTCGCGCGCCCCGAGGTGTTCGCGCGCGACGTGCCGAACGGCTCGTTCCCGTCCGACTTTGGCGCCCGGGGGCAGCGCGTTGATGCGGTCATCTTCCCCGATGCGAAGGCGGTTCTGTTCGAGTCCAAGGTGTGGCACGGGTTCCCAGGCGATGGCACGCCGGGAACAGATGTTGGAACGCTGGAGTATTCGAACTCACCACGTCCGAGCGCCGTGGCGTTCTTTGATGGGCACGCCTCGCTCCGCTGGCCGCGCGACGCGAGGGCCCCTGTCTACGCCGGCTGGATCTGGTCGGTCGGCCCGTACGCGACAACGCGGGACGGCGTACGTGGGCGCGACTTCTGA
- a CDS encoding serine protease, which translates to MNRSLGVLACGVLSLGLAGPVSGSAPLHRDVANVIQANADTVVAVKFALKGPDGEVETEAIGVMVDPSGLLLMSNVALGGLAQRFQGANVAAERFKVLIGDDTEGVDASLITRDGELGLAWVRIKEPKGTYKAVDLAASATAAPGDDVFALSRMGKFFDRALQAIECDITAVTAKPRKLYIPGSTTGSTEFGSPVFTEDGKIIGVITVILPEDDEASGPGGMQEALKGVTNGKMILPAAEVLAKTNQAKDMKPEPTPEPAPEPAPEPAPGMAPAPAPAPK; encoded by the coding sequence ATGAACCGGTCTCTCGGCGTGCTGGCGTGCGGCGTTCTTTCCCTCGGGCTGGCGGGCCCCGTGTCGGGCTCCGCTCCTCTCCACCGCGACGTCGCCAATGTCATCCAGGCGAACGCCGACACCGTCGTCGCCGTCAAGTTCGCCCTCAAAGGGCCCGACGGCGAGGTCGAGACCGAGGCCATCGGCGTCATGGTCGATCCCTCCGGCCTGCTCCTCATGAGCAACGTCGCCCTCGGCGGGCTCGCACAGCGCTTCCAGGGCGCCAACGTCGCCGCCGAGCGCTTCAAGGTGCTCATCGGCGACGACACCGAGGGCGTCGACGCCAGCCTCATCACGCGTGACGGCGAGCTCGGGCTCGCCTGGGTCCGCATCAAGGAGCCCAAGGGCACCTACAAGGCCGTCGACCTCGCCGCCAGCGCCACCGCCGCCCCCGGCGACGACGTCTTCGCGCTGAGCCGCATGGGCAAGTTCTTCGACCGCGCGCTCCAGGCCATCGAGTGCGACATCACCGCCGTCACTGCCAAGCCCCGCAAGCTCTACATCCCCGGCTCCACCACCGGCAGCACCGAGTTCGGCAGCCCCGTGTTCACCGAGGACGGCAAGATCATCGGTGTCATCACCGTCATCCTGCCCGAAGACGATGAAGCCTCCGGGCCCGGCGGCATGCAGGAAGCCCTCAAGGGCGTCACCAACGGCAAGATGATCCTCCCCGCCGCCGAAGTCCTCGCCAAGACCAACCAGGCCAAGGACATGAAGCCCGAGCCCACCCCCGAGCCGGCGCCCGAACCGGCCCCGGAGCCCGCGCCCGGCATGGCCCCCGCGCCCGCGCCGGCCCCCAAGTAG
- a CDS encoding glycosyltransferase: MRICLVARESVPGAGGGIGTGVREMSRVLARAGHDVTLLTQGPAQASPEGEVTDGVRVQHVDVHRGRAAINAYGSFNARWSMAVLEHLLAQPAFDVVEFPDYQGQGYFSLRAKRTGRAFERTLLAVRLHASAALCRVHDETDLLDLDLVHTEHMELASVNEADLLLHASEAALTMTRDLARARGLWQEDTAWGRRTALLAFPVTLPGAPATGGEDDAGWRTVLYFGRLQRLKGVDTLVRAARRVLDELGPAARVRFVLLGGDTPHTGRGGGDMSAELRALIGPERERIVLRDGVARESLVRAIDAAEVVCLPSRLETFSCAAVEAMARGKALIVTAGGSLPEVVEHGVSGLVTAVDDDAALAREILRLLGDASLRAMLGERAAARAAHYADAETFVRGFERATAPSEKAPAPARAAAGAKPRVCVMIPFYNLEAYLPETLASIAAQRERDFEVVIVDDGSTSPGARTLLEQVERDPAAFVGPCAGLRIVRKENGGLASARNAGFGASRAPWVLMLDADDLIAPEYLERALRVTELDDGLAYVSTFARFFYTREGDHNWGWTPLGIDPDMQPALNLAGCSCSLVRVEAWKQAGGFDEWMTTFEDWEFWCRIAAAGLRGSIIPEFLFLYRTREASMYRAASEQSRLANRARILARHLPRTRDPSRGARFLDWKALTGDEVGAGHPVLERRVRSVIEENIRYRAADRVNGLLGSLGVRRAMKRVLRAVRG, translated from the coding sequence ATGCGGATCTGTTTGGTGGCGAGGGAGAGCGTTCCCGGCGCGGGCGGGGGCATCGGCACGGGCGTGCGCGAGATGTCGCGCGTGCTGGCCCGGGCCGGGCACGACGTGACGCTCCTGACCCAGGGCCCGGCGCAGGCCTCGCCCGAGGGCGAAGTGACGGACGGCGTGCGCGTGCAGCACGTGGACGTGCATCGCGGGCGGGCGGCGATCAACGCGTACGGGTCGTTCAATGCGCGCTGGTCGATGGCGGTGCTCGAGCACCTGCTGGCGCAGCCGGCGTTCGACGTGGTGGAGTTCCCCGATTACCAGGGGCAGGGGTACTTCTCGCTGCGCGCCAAGCGCACAGGACGGGCGTTCGAGCGGACGCTGCTCGCGGTGCGGCTGCACGCGTCGGCGGCGCTGTGCCGCGTGCACGACGAGACCGATCTGCTGGACCTGGACCTCGTGCACACCGAGCACATGGAACTGGCGTCGGTGAACGAGGCGGACCTGCTGCTGCACGCGAGCGAGGCGGCGCTCACAATGACCCGCGACCTGGCGCGAGCCCGGGGGCTATGGCAGGAAGACACGGCGTGGGGGCGGCGGACGGCGCTCCTGGCGTTCCCCGTCACCCTGCCCGGCGCGCCCGCGACGGGCGGCGAAGATGACGCTGGTTGGCGGACCGTGCTGTACTTCGGGCGGCTGCAAAGGCTGAAGGGCGTGGACACGCTTGTGCGGGCCGCACGACGCGTGCTGGACGAGCTCGGCCCCGCCGCGCGGGTCCGGTTCGTGCTGTTGGGGGGCGACACGCCCCACACCGGGCGGGGCGGGGGCGACATGAGCGCCGAGCTGCGCGCGCTGATCGGCCCGGAGCGCGAGCGCATCGTGCTGCGCGACGGCGTGGCGCGAGAGTCGCTCGTCCGCGCGATCGACGCGGCGGAGGTGGTGTGCCTGCCGTCGCGCCTCGAGACGTTCTCGTGCGCGGCGGTGGAGGCCATGGCGCGCGGGAAGGCGCTGATCGTGACGGCCGGCGGCTCGCTGCCCGAGGTGGTCGAGCACGGCGTCAGCGGGCTGGTGACGGCGGTGGACGACGACGCCGCCCTGGCGCGCGAGATTCTCCGGCTGCTGGGCGATGCATCCCTGCGCGCGATGCTGGGTGAGCGTGCGGCGGCACGGGCGGCGCACTACGCCGACGCGGAGACCTTCGTGCGCGGGTTCGAGCGGGCAACGGCGCCGAGCGAGAAGGCGCCCGCGCCGGCGCGGGCCGCGGCGGGGGCGAAGCCCCGCGTGTGCGTGATGATCCCGTTCTACAACCTCGAGGCCTACCTGCCCGAGACGCTCGCGTCGATCGCCGCCCAGCGCGAGCGCGACTTCGAGGTGGTGATCGTGGACGACGGCTCGACCAGCCCCGGCGCGCGGACGCTGCTGGAGCAGGTCGAGCGCGACCCGGCGGCCTTCGTCGGCCCGTGCGCGGGGCTGCGCATCGTCCGCAAAGAGAACGGCGGGCTCGCGTCGGCGCGGAACGCGGGCTTCGGCGCATCCCGGGCCCCGTGGGTGCTCATGCTCGACGCGGACGACCTCATCGCGCCCGAGTATCTGGAGCGCGCGCTGCGCGTGACGGAGCTCGACGATGGGCTGGCGTACGTCTCGACGTTCGCGCGGTTCTTCTACACGCGAGAGGGCGATCACAACTGGGGCTGGACGCCCCTGGGCATCGATCCGGACATGCAGCCGGCGCTGAACCTCGCGGGGTGCTCGTGCTCGCTGGTGCGGGTGGAGGCGTGGAAGCAGGCCGGCGGGTTCGACGAGTGGATGACGACGTTCGAAGACTGGGAGTTCTGGTGTCGCATCGCCGCGGCGGGGCTGCGGGGGTCGATCATCCCCGAGTTCCTGTTCCTCTACCGCACGCGCGAGGCGAGCATGTACCGGGCGGCGAGCGAGCAGTCGCGCCTGGCGAACCGCGCGAGGATCCTCGCGCGCCACCTCCCACGCACGCGCGATCCCTCGCGCGGGGCACGGTTCCTCGACTGGAAGGCGCTCACGGGAGACGAGGTCGGCGCGGGGCACCCGGTGCTGGAGCGGCGGGTGCGGTCGGTGATCGAGGAGAACATCCGGTACCGGGCCGCGGACCGCGTGAACGGGCTGCTGGGTTCGCTGGGCGTGCGGCGTGCGATGAAGCGCGTGCTGCGGGCCGTGCGGGGGTAG
- a CDS encoding MATE family efflux transporter, which yields MSTALDSAHTRPAASPWRETLAIAGPTVATMTSYTLMTFTDKWLVSMIGPEPIYVGAQGNGGLAAWVPMSILHGTLTIINTFVSQNMGAGRPERGPAYAWNGLWLGLLFWAVFLFPFSFTLPAIFDAAKMDPAQARLATQYGQILLWGSFITMVTRSMSQFFYGMHKAKVVMVAGVAANIFNLGISYVLTFGLFGLPKLGVAGSAIGTVIATLVEAAIPMGVFLGRAMNTKYRTRAAWRPSLPVVRDIVRLGWPGGIMFGNEMACWSIFMVYLVSHFGREHATAGWIAHQYMSLSFMPAVGLSVACTALVGKYQGMGRSDLAQHRAFLCLRASVIYMGICGVLFLVFREELIRFFVPGTTDPEAVERLVEIGSGFLMATAAFQLFDAGAMIISGALRGAGDTVFPGVFTVIASWVLIVGGGFAFVEFAPSLGSLGPWIAAAGYITVLCIALLARFLSGRWKSIKVVHDTPSGPGAADRTPTPEPAAAAGATTDGIV from the coding sequence ATGTCGACCGCACTCGATTCCGCCCACACGCGCCCCGCCGCCAGCCCGTGGCGTGAGACGCTCGCGATCGCGGGCCCCACGGTCGCGACGATGACGTCGTACACGCTGATGACGTTCACCGATAAGTGGCTGGTCTCGATGATCGGCCCCGAGCCGATCTACGTCGGCGCGCAGGGCAACGGCGGGCTGGCGGCCTGGGTGCCCATGTCGATCCTGCACGGCACGCTCACGATCATCAACACGTTCGTCTCGCAGAACATGGGCGCGGGGCGTCCGGAGCGCGGGCCGGCGTACGCGTGGAACGGGCTGTGGCTGGGGCTGCTCTTCTGGGCAGTCTTCCTCTTCCCCTTTTCCTTCACGCTCCCGGCCATCTTCGACGCCGCGAAGATGGACCCCGCGCAGGCGCGCCTCGCGACGCAGTACGGCCAGATCCTGCTCTGGGGCTCGTTCATCACGATGGTGACGCGCTCCATGTCGCAGTTTTTCTACGGCATGCACAAGGCGAAGGTCGTCATGGTCGCCGGGGTCGCGGCCAACATCTTCAACCTCGGCATCAGCTACGTGCTCACCTTCGGGCTCTTCGGGCTGCCCAAGCTCGGCGTCGCCGGCTCGGCCATCGGCACGGTCATCGCAACGCTCGTCGAGGCCGCCATCCCGATGGGCGTTTTCCTCGGGCGCGCGATGAACACGAAGTACCGGACGCGTGCCGCGTGGCGCCCGTCGCTGCCCGTGGTGCGCGACATCGTGCGCCTCGGCTGGCCCGGCGGGATCATGTTCGGCAACGAGATGGCCTGCTGGTCGATCTTCATGGTGTACCTCGTGAGCCATTTCGGGCGCGAGCACGCCACGGCGGGGTGGATCGCGCACCAGTACATGTCGCTCTCGTTCATGCCGGCCGTGGGGCTTTCCGTCGCGTGCACCGCGCTCGTCGGCAAGTACCAGGGCATGGGCCGCAGCGACCTGGCGCAGCATCGGGCGTTCCTGTGCCTGCGGGCGTCGGTCATCTACATGGGGATCTGCGGCGTGCTGTTCCTCGTCTTCCGCGAGGAGCTCATCCGGTTCTTCGTCCCCGGCACCACCGACCCCGAGGCCGTCGAACGCCTCGTGGAGATCGGCTCGGGGTTCCTCATGGCGACCGCGGCGTTCCAGTTGTTCGACGCCGGGGCCATGATCATCTCGGGCGCGCTCCGCGGCGCGGGTGACACCGTCTTTCCCGGGGTGTTCACCGTCATCGCGTCGTGGGTGCTCATCGTGGGCGGCGGGTTCGCGTTCGTGGAGTTCGCGCCGTCGCTGGGCTCGCTGGGGCCCTGGATCGCCGCGGCGGGGTACATCACCGTGCTGTGCATCGCGCTGCTCGCGCGGTTCTTGAGCGGGCGGTGGAAGTCGATCAAGGTTGTCCACGACACCCCGAGCGGGCCGGGGGCTGCCGACCGCACGCCGACCCCCGAACCCGCCGCCGCCGCGGGCGCCACGACCGACGGAATCGTGTAA
- a CDS encoding FKBP-type peptidyl-prolyl cis-trans isomerase — translation MQVTAAAVLLSLAAGLGLMATQPEKTGGQPTTQPGAAAPGKDTSMTNTESGGAQPGKAEAPDGTMLDIVQTSSICLLMEDLKVGTGPEAKPSSTIKINYHGTLKNGKVFDSTRGKAPIEFPLSNLIKGWQMGIPGMKVGGVRRLTIPWQLAYGEQEIPDRQNGGVLIPARSDLVFSIELLGVK, via the coding sequence ATGCAGGTGACCGCCGCTGCCGTACTGCTCTCGCTCGCCGCCGGCCTTGGCCTGATGGCCACCCAGCCGGAGAAGACAGGCGGGCAACCGACCACGCAACCCGGCGCCGCTGCGCCGGGGAAGGACACGTCGATGACGAACACCGAGTCGGGCGGAGCGCAGCCCGGAAAGGCCGAGGCGCCGGACGGGACGATGCTGGACATTGTGCAGACCTCGTCCATCTGTCTGCTCATGGAGGATCTGAAGGTCGGGACCGGCCCGGAGGCCAAGCCGAGCTCGACGATCAAGATCAACTACCACGGCACGCTCAAGAACGGCAAAGTCTTCGACTCGACGCGCGGCAAGGCGCCCATCGAGTTCCCGCTCTCGAACCTCATCAAGGGCTGGCAGATGGGCATCCCCGGCATGAAGGTCGGGGGCGTGCGGCGCCTCACCATCCCGTGGCAGTTGGCGTACGGCGAGCAGGAGATCCCGGATCGTCAGAACGGCGGGGTGCTCATCCCCGCGCGGAGCGACCTGGTGTTCTCGATCGAACTCCTCGGCGTGAAGTAA